A portion of the Burkholderia sp. GAS332 genome contains these proteins:
- a CDS encoding K+-transporting ATPase ATPase C chain, whose amino-acid sequence MNTNRQGTMPAAGASIDLTNSPAQALRGLVRPALVSAVFYLLLTGLAYPLLTTGLAQVMMPGAANGSLIVRNGAAVGSAQLGQDFVQPRYFHPRPSATLGTDPSNPSQSIAQAYNAESSGASNLAPTSKALIDLVGTRAAAWRKESGLAAGAPVPVDAVTASASGLDPDISVANALAQAGRVARARGLTEPQVHALVEQHTKPRQLGVLGDPRVNVLELNLALDAQAAPPSAAVQ is encoded by the coding sequence ATGAATACGAATCGTCAAGGCACGATGCCGGCTGCCGGCGCGTCCATCGATCTGACAAACAGCCCCGCGCAGGCGCTGCGCGGCCTGGTCCGCCCGGCGTTGGTGTCGGCTGTGTTTTATCTGCTGCTGACCGGCCTCGCCTATCCGCTCCTGACCACTGGCCTCGCCCAGGTGATGATGCCGGGCGCGGCCAACGGCAGCCTGATCGTGCGCAACGGGGCCGCGGTCGGCTCGGCGCAGCTCGGCCAGGACTTCGTCCAGCCGCGCTATTTCCATCCTCGCCCCAGCGCGACGCTCGGCACCGATCCCAGCAATCCCTCGCAGTCGATCGCGCAGGCTTATAACGCCGAGTCGAGCGGCGCGAGCAATCTCGCGCCGACCAGCAAAGCGCTGATCGACCTGGTGGGGACGCGAGCCGCAGCCTGGCGCAAAGAGAGCGGCCTTGCCGCGGGCGCGCCGGTGCCGGTCGATGCCGTGACCGCCTCGGCGTCGGGTCTCGATCCCGATATTTCGGTCGCCAACGCGCTCGCCCAGGCGGGTCGCGTTGCCCGCGCGCGCGGCCTTACCGAACCACAGGTCCATGCGCTCGTCGAGCAGCATACGAAGCCTCGCCAGCTCGGTGTACTCGGCGATCCGCGCGTGAACGTGC
- a CDS encoding Nucleotidyl transferase AbiEii toxin, Type IV TA system, which yields MTADTYRQIIEAPPRDRLDLFLTAANRLGTPVGNIEKDFWVCWTLDVLYHRLPADAPRLLFKGGTSLSKAHGLIQRFSEDIDVTVFRDDLDESASIEELQVLSGKQRRARLDKIRDACRTYITGPLREALAAELAHDANGTGRIEVDPDDQDGQTLLVWYPEVEPRGRAYIRPAVRIESGAKSALDPHQPALVRPYVAADIPGLDLDVPSVTTIEAGRTLWDKMVIAHGLRRWYERRGVLRQEGQRISRHYYDLHCLLNTETGRAALSDFELSADCVRHARMFFDRTDFDLASAEPGSFAIAPTDGMVNALQRDYENTAPMIFGTPPAFDDILTSIRALDAKVNRHR from the coding sequence GTGACCGCAGACACCTACAGACAAATCATCGAAGCACCACCTCGCGACCGGCTCGACCTCTTTCTAACCGCGGCCAATAGGCTCGGCACGCCGGTTGGTAACATCGAAAAGGACTTCTGGGTCTGCTGGACACTCGATGTGCTTTATCATCGCCTACCCGCTGATGCCCCGAGGTTGTTATTCAAGGGCGGCACGTCCCTGTCCAAGGCTCATGGGCTTATCCAGCGCTTCTCGGAAGACATTGACGTCACCGTGTTCCGGGACGATCTCGATGAGTCCGCCTCCATCGAAGAATTGCAAGTGCTCTCCGGGAAACAACGCAGAGCGAGGCTCGACAAGATCCGGGACGCCTGTCGCACCTACATCACCGGCCCGCTTCGGGAAGCCTTGGCCGCCGAACTTGCACACGATGCTAACGGCACAGGACGTATCGAGGTAGACCCAGACGACCAAGATGGCCAGACGCTGCTGGTGTGGTATCCAGAGGTAGAACCTCGCGGCAGGGCATACATTAGGCCCGCAGTGAGGATCGAATCCGGGGCAAAATCAGCACTCGATCCTCATCAACCAGCGCTCGTTCGCCCCTATGTCGCGGCCGATATCCCCGGCCTTGATCTCGATGTACCTAGTGTTACAACGATCGAAGCAGGCAGAACCCTCTGGGACAAAATGGTTATCGCTCACGGCCTCCGCCGCTGGTACGAACGGCGCGGCGTCTTGCGACAGGAGGGGCAGCGTATCTCTCGCCATTACTACGATCTCCACTGTCTGCTAAACACGGAGACTGGACGAGCAGCCTTGTCGGATTTCGAACTTTCCGCCGATTGCGTCCGCCATGCCCGAATGTTCTTCGACCGTACTGATTTCGATCTCGCATCCGCCGAACCTGGTTCCTTTGCAATTGCCCCAACAGATGGAATGGTGAACGCACTGCAACGCGACTACGAAAACACGGCACCCATGATATTTGGAACTCCGCCCGCGTTTGACGACATCCTGACATCCATCCGTGCACTGGATGCCAAAGTCAATCGGCACCGTTGA
- a CDS encoding K+-transporting ATPase ATPase A chain — protein sequence MLDDLFQFILLFAAMTVLAVLMGKWLARVFTRERHSAPERCSYALLGIDPGERMSWLRYSMALLLSNAAMMLLGYLLLRVQALLPFDALQRASQTPDQAFNTAASFVTNTNWQSYSGESSLSNFSQMAVVTFLMMISAATGVAACAGFIRGLSRRSTADIGNYWVDFTRVLYRVLLPLSLLMALVYVWQGMPQTLTSEAVVTTLEGAKQHIVMGPVASLESIKHIGTNGGGFFGMNAAHPYENPTPLTNTLHMLCMLLIPSALTYTFGSMLLRRRQGWAFFAAFAVMFVVCVGLIYGGERGGNPHFASFGVDQQPSALQAGGNMEGKELRFGIGQTSMFVGVTTAATTGSVDAMHDSLMPIGGMIPIAEMMLNNVFGGDGVGFINLITFAILTVFLVSMMIGRTPEFLGKKIEAREMKLVMIAVLAHPLSILAFTAFAALWPGTPASLANLGPHGFSEVLYAYTSGTANNGSAFAGLNANTPFFNTTIGLAMLFGRYFTLLPMLAVAGSLAMKRSVPEGAGTLPTATPLFTGLLVFVVVLVGGLTFFPALALGPIVEHLMLTSGQLF from the coding sequence ATGCTCGACGATCTCTTTCAATTCATCCTGCTCTTTGCCGCGATGACGGTTCTGGCCGTGCTGATGGGCAAATGGCTGGCGCGGGTGTTCACCCGCGAGCGCCACAGCGCGCCGGAGCGTTGCTCCTACGCCCTGCTGGGTATCGATCCGGGCGAGCGCATGTCGTGGCTGCGCTACAGCATGGCCTTGTTGCTTAGCAATGCGGCCATGATGCTGCTCGGCTATCTGCTGCTGCGCGTGCAGGCGCTGCTGCCTTTCGATGCGTTACAGCGCGCCTCGCAAACGCCCGATCAGGCCTTCAATACGGCGGCGTCTTTTGTAACCAACACCAATTGGCAGTCCTACTCGGGTGAAAGCAGCCTCTCAAACTTCTCGCAGATGGCGGTCGTTACCTTTCTGATGATGATCAGCGCGGCTACCGGCGTCGCTGCTTGCGCGGGTTTCATCCGCGGCCTGAGCCGCCGCAGCACGGCCGACATCGGCAACTACTGGGTCGACTTCACGCGTGTGCTGTACCGGGTGCTGTTGCCGCTTTCGCTTCTCATGGCGCTCGTCTATGTCTGGCAGGGTATGCCGCAGACACTGACCAGCGAGGCGGTCGTCACCACGCTCGAAGGCGCCAAACAGCACATCGTGATGGGGCCGGTGGCCAGCCTCGAATCGATCAAGCATATCGGCACGAATGGCGGCGGTTTCTTCGGCATGAACGCCGCGCATCCCTATGAGAATCCGACGCCCTTGACCAACACGCTGCACATGCTGTGCATGCTGCTGATCCCGTCGGCGCTGACCTATACCTTCGGCAGCATGCTGTTGCGCCGTCGTCAGGGCTGGGCCTTCTTTGCGGCCTTCGCGGTGATGTTCGTGGTGTGCGTGGGTCTGATTTACGGCGGCGAGCGCGGCGGCAATCCGCACTTCGCATCGTTCGGCGTCGACCAGCAGCCCAGCGCGCTACAGGCTGGCGGCAACATGGAAGGCAAGGAACTGCGCTTCGGTATCGGCCAGACCAGTATGTTCGTCGGCGTGACCACGGCGGCCACGACCGGCTCGGTCGACGCGATGCACGATTCGCTGATGCCCATCGGCGGCATGATCCCGATTGCCGAGATGATGTTGAACAACGTGTTCGGCGGCGATGGCGTGGGATTCATCAATCTCATCACGTTTGCGATTCTGACGGTCTTCCTCGTCAGCATGATGATCGGCCGCACGCCCGAGTTTCTCGGCAAGAAAATCGAGGCGCGCGAGATGAAGCTCGTGATGATCGCGGTGCTCGCGCATCCGCTCTCGATCCTCGCGTTCACCGCGTTCGCGGCACTGTGGCCGGGCACGCCGGCGAGCCTCGCCAACCTCGGGCCGCACGGCTTCAGCGAGGTGCTGTACGCCTATACGTCCGGCACCGCCAACAACGGCTCGGCTTTCGCCGGCCTGAACGCCAACACGCCGTTCTTCAATACGACGATCGGTCTCGCGATGCTGTTTGGCCGCTATTTCACCCTGCTGCCCATGCTGGCCGTCGCGGGTTCGCTCGCCATGAAGCGAAGCGTGCCGGAAGGCGCGGGCACCTTGCCGACTGCGACACCGCTGTTCACCGGCCTGCTGGTATTCGTGGTGGTGCTGGTGGGTGGCCTCACGTTCTTCCCGGCGCTCGCGCTGGGCCCGATAGTCGAGCATCTGATGCTGACGAGCGGTCAACTGTTCTAA
- a CDS encoding Transcriptional regulator, AbiEi antitoxin, Type IV TA system, translating into MMHISDMNTLPKETDLRARILERIASDPDAVWTPADFAHLGSRAAVDKTLQRLVASGDLRRIDRGLYDRPRRSQLTRREVVPDYRAVIRAVTRRGNARFVVDGMTAANDLGLTTAVPARIEVLTDARLKPVKLGNQEIHFKPAAASRLFWASRPAMRVVQALHWLQDVLSDPQERTRTADVLRRIMADPEYGEAIRTDLCDGWSALPIWMQAFLRNLVKPSDREDKQ; encoded by the coding sequence ATGATGCATATTTCGGACATGAACACTTTACCCAAAGAAACTGACCTGCGCGCGCGGATTCTCGAACGCATCGCCTCCGATCCAGATGCGGTCTGGACCCCGGCTGATTTCGCTCATCTCGGTAGCCGCGCCGCAGTCGACAAGACGCTGCAGCGGCTTGTCGCTTCCGGCGACCTGCGCCGCATCGATCGTGGTCTCTACGATCGGCCGAGAAGAAGCCAGCTCACCAGGCGGGAAGTTGTTCCTGATTATCGAGCAGTCATCCGGGCCGTCACGCGTCGAGGCAACGCCCGCTTCGTAGTCGACGGCATGACGGCCGCAAACGACCTTGGACTGACCACCGCTGTGCCGGCGCGCATCGAAGTCCTCACGGACGCCCGTCTCAAGCCGGTCAAACTCGGCAACCAAGAAATTCATTTCAAACCAGCAGCGGCAAGTCGCCTGTTCTGGGCGAGCCGGCCAGCCATGCGCGTGGTACAGGCTCTCCACTGGCTGCAGGACGTGCTGTCCGATCCCCAGGAGCGGACACGCACAGCGGACGTTCTTCGCCGGATCATGGCCGATCCGGAATACGGCGAGGCCATCCGGACCGACCTGTGCGATGGATGGTCAGCACTCCCGATCTGGATGCAAGCGTTCCTGCGTAACCTCGTCAAGCCGTCCGACAGGGAGGACAAACAGTGA